The nucleotide window CAGATGCACAGATCTGGGATCTGTAAGCTGGGCAGAGTTACAAACATGCAGAGCCATTAATGATTTTGAAGGAGCATTTGATCTGGAACATGTATTGCAGTTATAATACGATACAGAAGAGATCTACATAATTCAGCTCCAAGGCATCATAAAAGGGTCTTCCATTTTTACATTTCATTGGCATGTTTGAAAAGTAATTCCACTGTGCATGGACAAATTTTTCTGACCTGGGAGGATGTCCTGTGATGTCTCATCTGTTAGAATCAttaagagggaggaaaaaaggcacCAGGAATCTCACATGCACCGTATCATTCATGTTATAAAGCACAGCTGGTACTTCTCTTAAGTTAGACTACATTAAAAGTCTTTCTACAGCACAAATGGCAGAGATTTCCCACAAGACAACTAGGCATTCACTGCCCAGATTCATAGAGCATGGTTGATTGTGGAGAAGTCACACCCATCAGGATGAATTTTAACATTGATAATGTGAGGTggattatttttgctttctgtttaaAGTATTTCATCAAATCATATGGCTTGTTGCAGCacatcaataaaataaaaataataaacatgtAACCAAGTTAAAGGATTATTTCCATGAAATCCATTTCCTGATACATCCTCTGTTCTGATATTTTAAtaaccatatatatatatatctatattattttttatgtcCCTGGGGCATTAATTTAAGATTTCATTAGTTCCATTGACTACAAGTTATTTGGCAGAATTATTctctcttttaaattaaaatttgataaaattaaatttacctATCAAGTGTCTTGAATtggaaaaagcaaataaaagagaaaaaataatctgtttttgttttctgctttccttctaaACCAGGTGATACTGCTTAGattctttttcctcctgtctAATTTACATTTAACTTGGCTGCTGATAATATGtctctaatttttaatttcaactGATTACTGATGACGTACATGGGTTTGAAGTGAATCCTATAATCAGCCTTCATTTTCAGGAGTGAGTTAGGATTTTGGCTACCCATCTGAAAAGGAACTGAGTCCTTTTATGGAAATTATTGAAACATTCACCATCTGAACCTCTAAAAAACTCTATAGTGTGTATTTAATCATTGAATAACTGACAAACCTTGACTGTTTCAGATAATTTAGGTCTACCACCTTTAAAGACAGGTGCTTCTCTTTTGTTTAACAGGCTTTCTTTGGTTTTGAATATATCCATCATGACctcctttaaaataattaaatctctCTGCTAATAGGAAATCTTTCAAGTAACACAATTGTTTTCTCATTAGGGGGatcattttaataatttaaattatatttgatttattgtattaattttttactCAGAATTATTGCTAAGCTTTAGTTATTATGACATGAGTGGAATAGGCTATTGCCATCAAGAAATGGCTCCcttattataataaataaaaatgggaaCTCACACAattatgaaagagaaaaaaagaaagagctaaaattgagaaaaaaagattGTTCTCCAATCAGATATCATTAGTCCTGTGAAAGAGATCTCTGCAGCTATGTCAGATGTTTTGTATGCATGCAATAATTTGGCTAGTGCAGTGAGTAAGGTGAAAGTTGCATTTTGTGCCATTGTGCAACTACTGTACCCCCATTGCCAGGAATGACAGAACCTGTCCTGTTCCAGAAAAACATACTGCTTGTGAAGATAAAATTCTCCTAATTTGGTACCATGCTGTAGCTTTTTTTAGTTTGTGATTAGCAGTTAAGTTCAACTATTTGGCAGTCTGAGGACTCTTTTCAGTTTCTATTTAATCTTTGTCTCTGCCTTCAGAAGGTATTTGGTGATTGCTTAGTGCAACAAGCACTTTCTAGATGGCTTCTTACTGCAAGCAGCAGGGTGATTTCAGCCTGAGAGAACGTCTCTCAGCGCAGATGTGTTTCAGGGTGTTTTGAATACCTATAACACAGTCAAGGTTAGTCTTATCTGAACATTATTAATATACATAGGCAGAAAACAGGgaacaaggaagaaaagattCACTGCACAAGGAAGCATTCTTTAAGATACTGTAAACACCTTCTCTAATgtacataaatatatacaatAATGTGAGTAATCTGTAAGATatgaaaatccatttttatctagttaaatatttttctgtagaaatgTGTATAATTCAACCTAAGCACACTCTAAGTATCATCCTCTTTATTTGCCTTTGAAGacaaaatgaagtaattttaataTAAGATGCTAGAAGCATAGTTACTTGGAGCAGGCAGTAGCAAGTGTGACAGGATTACTGAGGAACTGTTTTCCCCTCAGATCCTgtaacagggaaagaaaaaggcgAAAACAGAAACAGCTTAACTCACCAAAAATCAAACCACTGCATTGCCCTTTTAGCCACtgagtggtttgggttgaaagacCAAGATTATATCAGTACAATAAAAACTCCCTCTGTCATAAGCAGTACActattcaaaaagaaaaaccccaaaaccccaaagaaacaaacaaaaaacacaaacccaccaaaaaaccctgCAGATTTAGCCCAGCATCAGAGGCAGTAGAAGTTAGAGCAGGTAGAGGTGTAGAATATGAGGAGGGAGAAGCAAGGGTTAAAGGCATTATCGCAGCCATTAGAAGGAAAAGTTGTAGCAATACAAGCACAGTAGACttctttccccccacccctgtcccccccccttttccttcccctacTCCTCTCTTCCCAAGCTGGATCAGTGTGTAGGGAGGGCAGTCATCACGCCATCCTGAGCAGCAAGAGCTGACGCTGGACGAAGCTGCCAGGTAGCTGAAAAAAGGCACAGAAGGCAGTTGATACCCACTTTTCAGcggtttgtgtttttttagtCTGTATCTGGACTTCAAGCAACACAGCGCCTGAGACAGCTCGTCTGAACCACACTGTATTGCAATACTAGCTCTTCTCAAAGAAAAAGACTCCACTGAGCAGCAGAATGCTGCCAGTGTCGCAGCCAGGTCTACAGTACAGAGCCTTTTTGTAACATTGcaaatttctttctgttcagatatttgaaatacatacatacacttATATAtcagttctttcttttctgaggACACCTTTGgctgtttttggttttttctgtttgttttttttttcctgatgtgaCTTCTTCCTCTTGGAATGATGGGGATCTTTTTAGCTTATATTggattcattttcttttcagttatgTATATTCAACAAGGACTTTCTACCCAAGGTAAGATCACTTATTGTCAAATATGTGTGTGTCTGGTTTGCTATACTAAAACAGACTGAGAACagaattggggggggggggggaaggaagaagggagaaaataagGAAAGCAATGAAAATGTGTAAGAGGTGAGGACACCAAGCATCATATTTACATTTAGTTTGTACAGAAAAAATTGCCtgtaaataggaaaaaaagtgagaaGTTTCCCCAAAGTAGAAGTATAAAAGGCTTCCTTCACCCAAATGCAAAGAGGGAAATAGCAGGCACCTTGCAGAAGAGTGAAGGGGTGCTGGGGAATGGACATGCATGTGTTTGAGTTGTGCATGTTGTTATCGAGGCATGCTTGCATACAATAAACACCTACCCGTGCATGCATAATTATTGCATTCAGACCAAGTACCGGCTGGCTAAACCTACTGCTTCTCTTAAAATATTGCAGTCtccttctgtgctgctttccctttcctctcttaTTATCCTGCAATCCTCAGAGTCAGACCTTCATTCCCATTCCGTGACTATGTGTATTTCTACCACTCTACccccataaaaaaaaaaaaaaaaaaaaaagaaaaaaaagagagagagagaaaaagacaaaatcgACTTCTTTGAATGCCTCCCCCACCCTTGTcgccttcctccctccctctccgCCGAAAGGCGCGCCTTGCATTTCAAGCAGCCCCGGCGCTGCAGGAGCCGGCTGTTCGGGACCCCGGGGCTGCGGCGCCGCCGTCAGCACCACGGACAGATCCCGACCGCTGCCCGCCgcccccgctgcccccgcccGCTGCTGCGCCTGCTGCCCGAGCCCTCCGCCCCCtgcccgctcccgccgccccctGCCCGCCGCCCCTGCTCGCCCTCCCAGCCCGCAGCTCCCCGCGGCATCCGGGGGGATGCCGGCAGCAGTCACCTCCGTGTCCCCACACCGCTCACGCCTACAGACCAGGAGGGGAGAGAAGGAGCAAACcgaaaagaaaccccaaaccaaacttACTAGCACCTAACACTCAAAATGTACGGTCCTTTTTGGCAGTTTAAGTCGGTGACTAGCAATGGCTGGCTGGTGGGGGCGGGGGTCTGAAAAAGGGGCACCGTGGAATATAAAGCTAGCAGCTTTGAAAGTATTTGTTGCCAGGTGCAGATGTAGGGGTAAAGAGAAGTAACACTGGTTACCAAATTATCCCACCAATTCCAGGCTGGCTAGGAAGACTGTAtaaagagaggggaagagggGAGGAGACAGGGAGCAATATTTCTTTCGCATCACATTTCCTTCAGATCATAATATGCTCTAGTCAATCTGTAGCTATTAATAACAGAAAGTGACATTGCAGAGTCTTTccaatttttcctcttcttgaaACACAACATTTATTTATTAGATTGTTTTTCTGCAGACCCCCTCACTTGACTATCATGATTCATTATGTTGCACAATTTTAAAGTGAGCAatggggaggaagagaaggaaataaagacTGAGACTTGAAAAATTACTGATGTGTTTGACAATGTCTATCAGCATTAGCTTTTATACCTAGCAGTGGTAAACTGAAATGGGCAGATCCTGTTGAAGGACTGAGATACAAATATGAATGTTAGTTCTAGAAAGTGTCTTCTGGGACTGAGAAACAGAAGGTGAATTGATTTTGGTCTGATTATGCAAGCAGAGGTTCTCAGAATCTAAGTAACTAAGTCAGGTAAAGCCTATGAAAAGGACATTTGACGAGTTATTGTAACACTCACTCAGAAGAGTACCCAGAGGTGCCTGTGCCATTAGCTGCTTCAGCTGGCTGTGGAATGTTTAACAATTTACAGGTCTACAGCTCAACCCTACAAAATACAATAAAtcagtctgatttttttcctctcctaaaGTGGTCTTGTACAAAATTCCTCAGTGAGTCTGGTGAAATACTGCATTCTGCCCAAGGGTATTTGGAGCTAATTATGTGAAACTTCACCAGCTCATGAGAGCAAGCAGGGGGATCTATAGCATTTCCCATAAGCAGAATTGAGAGTGTAAAGAGGGTGGATTTGTGCATAAGGGAGGAAAAACATACCTGTATGTGAGAAAAACCAGGGGAGATAATGTGTGGGacattcaggagaaaaaaaaaaaaaaaaaaaaaaaaagagtgggaataagaaaacttaaaaaagggggggaggggagaaacaataaaaaataaaaaataatttaaaaaaaacccaagaagcAGAGCATAACTTATTAGAAGGTAGCAATCTGTTATGCATTTGTTTTACAGCAAAATTCACAGAGTTTCCCCGAAATGTCACGGCCACTGAAGGGCAGAACGTGGAGATGTCTTGTGCTTTCCAAAGTGGCTCTACTTCGGTGTACCTTGAAATCCAGTGGTGGTTTCTGCGGGCAGCTGAGGACCAAGAGGCTGGTGCTGAGGTGACAGGCACTCAGGTAGTGATCCTCTGCATGGGGGCATAAAACCATCTGGAGAATGCTACAGAAAGGatggggaggaaaggggagaaggaaagtagggaagagcagaaagaaggagcagaaagaggttCTGCATCTCCCAAGGGACTTAATTTTGACTATGAAATAACAGAGCAGGaaactgcagaggaaaatgCTCATCTCAGGGGTCGGTGCCTTTGGTGCCTATCACTTCCATgatgcagccagggctgcccacaAAACCACACAGGTTTCCAAAGTCTATTCCCCCACACCTCCTCCctgcctttttaatttttttttattgtttcttttccttatttcatTCTCCCTTGGAAAGCAGCTGTTCAAAGATTGCTCCTCGTGGGAATTTTGTATTTCCCATGTGGCAAGATCCTACACGTGCCTTCCAATTTCCATCTAGCGCAGCCGAGGTGGCAGCCCCAACTCCGTAAGCAGCTGCCACAGGAGGGCACACGCAGGAGGGGGCGGGGGAGGCAGGGGGAAAAAGAAGTAAAGCCTAAAGAAGTAAAAACCCACAATCAGTCAACGGCGTGATTTCATCCTTCTGAGCGGGACAAGAAGGGCTATGTCCACTCACACTGCCATTAGGAGATGCTCGTCCCTATGGCCGCTGCTATCTCCTCACCGGGCGCGGCAAAAGGCGCCCATGCGAGGAGGGAGGGCGGAGGGTCCGCGGGTCCGCGTCGCTCGGCCGCCCGTGCCGGCGGTGCCCGGCTGTCCCCGGCTGTtccccggctgtccccggcTGTGCCCGGCTGTATCCGGCTGTtccccggctgtccccggcTGTGCCCGGCTGTGCCCGGCTGTtccccggctgtccccggcTGTGCCCGGCTGTGTCCGGCTGTGTCCGGCTGTCCCCGGCTGTGTCCGGCTGTGCCCGGCTGTTTCCCGGCTTTGTCCGGCTGTCCCCGGCTGTGTCCGGCTGTGTCCGGCTGTGTCCGGCTGTGCCCGGCTGTGTCCGGCTGTCCCCGGCTGTGTCCGGCTGTGTCCGGCTGTGTCCGGCTGTGCCCGGCTGTGCCCGGCTGTtccccggctgtccccggctgtccccggcTGTGTCCGGCTGTCCCCGGCTGTGTCCGGCTGTGCCCGGCTGTGCCCGGCTGTCCCCGGCTGTGCCAGGCGCGGCCCGCAGGTGGCAGGCGCGGCGCGCCGCTCCACGGGCAAcgcggcgggagcggagcgggagcTGAGCGGGAGCGGGGCGAGGGCCGGAGACCCACGGCAGCGCTCCTTTCCCTGCAGGTGGAGTTCCTGCCCGAGCGGGACCTGGACAGTGACGGCACGAAGATCAGCGTAAGTGTCGCCTCAGGGCGCGGGCAGTCCCCGCCGGCCGGGGGTCCCTTCCCCAGTGAGGGTCCACCTCGCCTCCGAGCGCCCAGTGCTCCTGCCCCGCATATCCTCCCTATCCGCACCGCAGATAGTGGGTAGCTGGGCAGCTCAGCGATTGGACTCGATGATTCTATAATTCCTTGACTACTTCCTTGACGGCCCTGGCAGAGGGTGCCAGGACAGACATTCCCCATGCAgccctccccccccaccccccgcaCCCTTGGACATGGAGGCACAGACCAGCATGGTCGAGGCAAAGTCCATGATCTGTTTGTACCTGTGAAAGATTCAGCCTGCACCTATCCTTGCATTTCTTGTTCCCATTTACCCTGGGCAACTGCTGAGTCTGCCTTAGCACTCCAAAGTTGGTTTTAAGGCTGAAATTTGTCCATAAAGCTGCACTTGCCTTTAGCAGGGTGTGCAACTTCTTAAATGGGTGTTTTCTCAGGTCCATACCTGCTGGCAGAAAGAAAGCTGGGAAAGACTTTGGACAAAACCTCCCCATTGGGAGCAATCTCAACTCTTGACAACAGAGACTCAGTTTTATGAAAGTGAGATTCTGACACCAGTTACCAATCTGCTGCTTGGAGATTAAACCAGAATCTTATCTCAACAGAATTATAAAGCAGCGTTGCTCAAATCCCCCTGTTCCCTTGCAGGGAAAGGATGCCTCCCACAGCCAACTCATGTCCTGTGTCAGGCACAGCCTGAAGGCTGCTTCTGACCTCAGAATAGGTCAGATCCTTTTCCCTCAGCATCCCAAGAAATGTATGGTGGTGGGATGATGGTGTGGTGCTCACTGCAGTGGAAAGACACAGATACTTAGCAGATACTGCAGCATGAATATTCCCTTTCAGCCCACAGGggttttccctttctctggcaTAATCGCTTTGGAAGTGTTTTTTAGCTGCAGACAAGGCTTTGAGTACCAGTAAAGCTTAAAACAGCAACAAATAAAGGGGAATAATTTCTGACAAAtccttttctctgctgttttttgATGCCTACAAATAAGAAACCAGATAATTACATCAGGTCAAAGTACACCTAAGTATAGCTGAAGGGGATTTATAAATGAGGACCCAGGTATACTGTGTTCAATACAGTACATATGGTAGCCATACTTATATTTTCTGTGATACTTCTCACCATCGACTAGAAATGCTTTGTGTCATGGACCATATCTTCAGTTGCATTTGTAGACTATCTTACAAATGAGGCTCACATGTGGTCTTTGGCTACTATTCTACTAGACATAGGGCTAGCAGATAATTCATTCCTTATCAGTACTGGCTCATTTGAAATCCCTGAAGTAGTCCACAAGAACTGAGACACAATATAGACTGTAAAGCTTGTCTCATCTTTGAAGTTACAAATCTCTTTCATTATGTATAATAATGATTAATGAGAAGGTATTTACAGTGCTCCTATAAGCTTgcataaaacatttattttatatttgtaataaaaatagTCAACATTATGTTGCTGTCTAAATCTTCTTTTTATCTACTCTTTACAAATGTAGCCCTATTTTTATAGGCATACACAGCTCCATTAGTAGTAATGTAAATTATCATAATGAAGAGAAAACTAAGGtacatttaataattttttttttaatgctagaTGTAGGCTGAAATACACCATTTCTATCTGTTCTAAATGATAAAGCAGCACAAACTGAAAACATGCATATATGTTACCTGCAAGAATCTCTaaatttcaaatacaaaatCAAAAACAATTCTGTTTTTCACCAGGGCTATGCAGCACTGTTAATTTTGTGGCCCTTGCACAGGAACAAATGAAGTCACAATATAACCTACCAATCTTCTTTCAATTCCTATGAATCTTCTTTAATCCTTTTGCTGAACATGAATTGTTCAGTAGAGATATATTATTATTGAATATGATTTAAATAACTATCCAGCACTTTCTGTGCAATTAATATTGCATACATTATACCTGTGAGTATGTAATCTATACTTTCAACTCAGTTTGCCAAGTATAAATTCAGAGCTGGGTACAACACAACAGGCTATAAAGTCCATCCAGTACCTTAAAGCAATGACATATTCATGAGTATTGCTCTTCAATTTATCAAGAAGGCATAATGGGTGCCTTGCCAACACTGGTCACATTAGGCCAAGCTGTCAGAAGCAATATATTTTAGAATCCCCAATAATATCTGTCTAGCTTCAATCTAGtagttttctatttttgtgATCTAGCATGTATTGATCATCTTGATGACTCCTTATTGGCTGTCACTGATATGACACAAGGCAAACTTTGCGTCCATGTTTATGTAACGATGGAAGTAAACCACCTTCAAACCTTCTGAAGTTCTTCAAAGCTGAAGATTTATATTCCATGGAATACCTTTTAATTTGCTTCCTGTGGGGCAACAGATATTAATTCAGATAGAGAgtaatagaaaattaatttaatataaattctCTTAAGtgatgaaaatacagaaaggaaTCTGTGTTAACTTTTCCCAATGCATCTTAATACCTATCACTTATTTCTGGATGTATAATTTACTcatgtttgttttaattatcagaaataaaaaatatgttatGTTGCCCTCAGATATTAgaactaattaaaaataaatcaggagtCTTTTTTTAGCTGACAACTTTTAAAACAATTCTGAACATGTGCTTCTAATAAGTATACAGATAaacaagggaaaagaaacaacctGACACAATATGTCTTGTTatcattaacagaaaaaaataccaaaggTTTAGACACACTTGAAGGGGACAAACTGAGTGCAAAATATAGTTTCAATATAGTGAAGAGTACAAGCTAATCTAATAAATAGTTATTTGCATAGTTTAAATCTTCATCTCCAACAAAATTGTTAATGCACTAGTTCAGAAACAGAATTATTCAATAAAGCCAACTAACTGGAAAGGTTTAACCAATAAAGTACACGGATACTAGGTTTACATAAGAAAGCTCATTAAAAATGTTCATGATCTTAAACAATTAATTGGAATGAACATggtagtttgggttttttttctgaagctaATTAGATTTCAGAGCAAACTATCTAAGCAGATTTGGAAAGATGATTTCAGGCATCCTCATAGATAAAATTAGCCATACTCATCCTTGATGTAACTTTCCTGCAGTAAGCACAATCACACCATCAAGTAAATAGGTGCTATGCCCATAGAgtttttcctaagaaaaaaGAATTCATGATAGtggctttttctctgttttttttttttttttttttttcctggaaaatttgCAGACAGTGAAGGTACAAGGGAATGACATCTCCCACAAGCTGCAGATTTCAAAAGTGAGGAAAAAGGATGAAGGCTTGTATGAGTGCAGGGTGACCGATGCCAACTATGGAGACCTTCAGGAATACAAGGCCCAGGCATTTCTCAAAGTCAATGCTAACAGCCACTCCCGGCGAATGCAAGCCTTTGAGGCATCCCCGATGTGGTTGCAAGACATGAAACCTCGTAAAAACATCTCAGCAGCTGTCCCAAGTAGCATCCACAATTCTGCCAATCAGCGTGTAcgtgccacctccagccccgaagcagcagccaaaatccccaaacaaagTCCGCAGTCAGGTATGGTAAAGCATTTTGAGCTTTCATTTGATTGCTTACCAGCATGTAAAAGGAGGCTAAATCAACAAGGTAACCAGGAATTGTGACTAGGAGAGTGTGGTGCTCATTTGTTCCTCCTTCTTCTGGTTCTATTCTTCCTGCTATCTCTTTACTTCCTAAAATCTGAAGAATAAGTTTCtgagcagaagaagaaaaaaaccttaaaattcTATATGTGGATTTTATCTCTACCAGTTTTACCTACCTAAGGCTAGCTCTCAAATCAAAGcttagtttttttcctgtagtgTGTGTGGAGAGACAGGGGCATGTCAGTGAATAACTCATCTCATTTTAAGATGTCTGTGCAtgataaattaaataaaacactcATCCAGATGTGTTTCTTCCTAAGTTATTTTACACTAGTCACCTAACTTATGCctacaacatttttttaaattaatctacTTTCACTGGCAACCCTATTTTCATAAGGAACTTGGCTTCTAAATCTAACCAGACCTTAGAGACACCAGATAGTTTCTCTGTTGTGTAGGCTTTAGAAGGACCATGGGTGTCTCAGAGAGTGTGTTTGTCATCTTCAAGTGCTTGATCATTGGCTTTGAATCAAGGGTTAAAATGGCAGTGCCTCTGTTGTCTGTCATGTAGAAATTAGCATTTTATACATTTTGTTGGGGAGATTTTGTTCACCCCTACATACATA belongs to Taeniopygia guttata chromosome 2, bTaeGut7.mat, whole genome shotgun sequence and includes:
- the VSTM2A gene encoding V-set and transmembrane domain-containing protein 2A isoform X5, translating into MMGIFLAYIGFIFFSVMYIQQGLSTQAKFTEFPRNVTATEGQNVEMSCAFQSGSTSVYLEIQWWFLRAAEDQEAGAEVTGTQVEFLPERDLDSDGTKISTVKVQGNDISHKLQISKVRKKDEGLYECRVTDANYGDLQEYKAQAFLKVNANSHSRRMQAFEASPMWLQDMKPRKNISAAVPSSIHNSANQRVRATSSPEAAAKIPKQSPQSGAGNKRQLMGIYISQEEFNWSPMADR
- the VSTM2A gene encoding V-set and transmembrane domain-containing protein 2A isoform X3; the protein is MMGIFLAYIGFIFFSVMYIQQGLSTQAKFTEFPRNVTATEGQNVEMSCAFQSGSTSVYLEIQWWFLRAAEDQEAGAEVTGTQVEFLPERDLDSDGTKISTVKVQGNDISHKLQISKVRKKDEGLYECRVTDANYGDLQEYKAQAFLKVNANSHSRRMQAFEASPMWLQDMKPRKNISAAVPSSIHNSANQRVRATSSPEAAAKIPKQSPQSGARIATSHGLSVLLLVCGFVKGALL
- the VSTM2A gene encoding V-set and transmembrane domain-containing protein 2A isoform X4; translation: MMGIFLAYIGFIFFSVMYIQQGLSTQAKFTEFPRNVTATEGQNVEMSCAFQSGSTSVYLEIQWWFLRAAEDQEAGAEVTGTQVEFLPERDLDSDGTKISTVKVQGNDISHKLQISKVRKKDEGLYECRVTDANYGDLQEYKAQAFLKVNANSHSRRMQAFEASPMWLQDMKPRKNISAAVPSSIHNSANQRVRATSSPEAAAKIPKQSPQSVHAKTFMGTRANLAS
- the VSTM2A gene encoding V-set and transmembrane domain-containing protein 2A isoform X2; the encoded protein is MMGIFLAYIGFIFFSVMYIQQGLSTQAKFTEFPRNVTATEGQNVEMSCAFQSGSTSVYLEIQWWFLRAAEDQEAGAEVTGTQVEFLPERDLDSDGTKISTVKVQGNDISHKLQISKVRKKDEGLYECRVTDANYGDLQEYKAQAFLKVNANSHSRRMQAFEASPMWLQDMKPRKNISAAVPSSIHNSANQRVRATSSPEAAAKIPKQSPQSAKSKSPVKSTERTAKLTLTSNHHSAPNVL
- the VSTM2A gene encoding V-set and transmembrane domain-containing protein 2A isoform X1; its protein translation is MMGIFLAYIGFIFFSVMYIQQGLSTQAKFTEFPRNVTATEGQNVEMSCAFQSGSTSVYLEIQWWFLRAAEDQEAGAEVTGTQVEFLPERDLDSDGTKISTVKVQGNDISHKLQISKVRKKDEGLYECRVTDANYGDLQEYKAQAFLKVNANSHSRRMQAFEASPMWLQDMKPRKNISAAVPSSIHNSANQRVRATSSPEAAAKIPKQSPQSGRKTKKKEEEDLMCLLARNICPQMEMSKVLRMGSWG